One Polynucleobacter necessarius genomic window, TTACAAGGCATAGACCCCGATTTTGTAGGTCTTTTAGTGGGGGACTTGAAATTCACACCGTTTGTCTATACTTATTGGCATCAGCCCTATATGGGCTCATATGTTTTTTGATAAAAAGGAGTCAATATGAGTGATCTGAACTCTTACGGCTATGGTCAGACCGGCTCGATTAGCACCATCCAGGTACGCAACCGCGTACTGCGCAATACCTATGCCCTGTTGGCGCTCTCCATGGTTCCAACCGTGATTGGCGCATGGCTTGGCGTTGCAATGGGACTCAATCTGTTTTCTGACAGTCCATTCATGGGATTCATCGTCTTTATGGCAGTGGCTTTTGGTTTTTTCTGGGCCATCAACAAAAATAAAGACACTGGCGTAGGCGTGCTGCTATTGCTGGGCTTTACCTTCTTCATGGGCATTATGTTGTCCCGTTTGGTGGGCTTTACCCTCAACAGCTATAGCAATGGCGCTGCGCTCATCATGTTGTCCTTTGGTGGTACTGCGGCGATCTTTGCCACCATGGCGACAATTGCGACAGTGAGCAAGAGTGATTTTGCTGGCATGGGCAAATGGTTGATGGTTGGCGTATTGCTCTTGATCGTTGCTAGCTTGGCTAACATCTGGTTGCAGTTACCTGCGTTGATGTTGACGGTGATGGTATTGGCAATCGCCATCTTCTCCGCATTTATTTTGGTTGACGTACAACGCGTCATCAATGGCGGTGAAACCAACTACATCATGGCAACACTAGCGATTTACCTAGATGTGTACAACGTATTTACTAACCTACTCGCTCTCATGGGCGTGTTTGGTGGTAATCGCGACTAAGGTATTTTCGTAATCCGACTCACCAAAATTCGTGTGATGTCCTCTTAGGCGCCTGTGGGCGCCTTTTTCTTTGCCGCAGTTTTAAGCTTATCTATTGCTGCGTATTACGCTGCAACAAACATGCTGACCGCATAAGACAGTGCAACTAAAATCAAGAGGATTGCAAAACTATCTGAGGCTCTCATGACATACTCCCAGTCGTTTATCGTGCCGTCGTTAATGGCCCTGTAAGCAATGCCCTATGCATCCCCACAAGTTCAATCTACTCTTGTATAAGAGCCGTTTTTAGAGGTTCTGCACCGTATTTAGGCTTTGCGCCCCAGGCTATGCACTAGTTTGGAGCAAAATCAGCGCTCAAATACCGCCATGGACTCCACATGGGAGGTGTGGGAAACATATTTACGATCCCAGCGCCTTTCAGAGAATAGCCTGCCTGGTGACAGAGAATGTCTGCGTCTCTTGCTAAGGTTTTTGGATTGCAAGAGACATAAACAATGCGTTCAGGCAATAGCGCACTCTGCTCTGCATGCAACTGCCCCAGTGCTTTACAAATTTCCATAGCGCCCTCGCGCGGAGGATCCATCAACCAACGTTGTGCTTTACCCCAGGATGCAATGGTTTCTGTAGTGACGTCAAACAAATCGCTTTGCATAAAGCTCGCTTTATTCGCTAGACCATTATGCTCAGCGTTGGCTTTCGCTCGTGTTGTCAGAGTTGCCAAGCCTTCAATACCCAAAACGGCGTTCGCTTTTCGAGCTAACGGTAAGGTGAAGTTCCCAATGCCACAAAATAAATCCAACACGCGATCGGTCTCTTTAACTTGCAGTAAACGCACTGCTTTACTCACCAGCGCACGATTCATCAGATGATTTACTTGCGTAAAGTCTGCCGGCTTAAACGGCATCTCGATTTCAAATTCGGGTAGGCGATAGCAAAGCTTGCCGGATTCAGGATAAAACGGCGCGACGGTCTCGATTCCTTTGGGCTGCAACCAGATCCACACTTGGTACTGATCGGCAAAGGCACGCAGCAACTTCTCATCAGCCGTGGTTAAGGGCTGTAGATTGCGAAATACCAATGCAGTAACTGGCTTACTTTTCTTGGGGTCATCCGATCCAGGTTCTTCAGGTTCACCAACGGCAATTTCGATTTGCGGCATGCGATCCACAATCGATAAATTCATAACCAACTTACGCATTTCAGGTAATAGATCCGAAACATGCTTAGGCAATATCTCGCAGGCCAGCATATCGGCCACATACCCACTCTTACCCTCATGAAATCCAATCAATACCGTGCCTTTTTTAATCGAACGATTGACTGCACTCAACCGCGCACGATGACGATATTCCCAAGTCGGTCCACCCATCGGGCGTAAGATCTCTTCAGGCTTCACTTTCGCAATGTGCTGCAAATCATCTTCGAGCACGCGCTGTTTCATGGCTACTTGGGCGCGGATATCAAGGTGCTGCATCGTACAGCCACCACAAACCCCAAAAGCCGCACACTTGGGCTCAGCCCGAAACACCGCAGGCTTGAGAATCTCGCGAACATTGGCTTTGCTAAAACGGGCTTTATCGCTGGTAATGGTGTACGTAATGCGCTCTGTTGGTAAAGCGCCTTTAATAAAGATCACTTTGCCACTTTGGCCTTGGGCCAATTCCTCTGCATTGGGCGCTAGGCGGGCAATTCCTTGTGCATCCATGGCAAGCGCTTCGACTTGTACTGGCTCAGTCACTTCAATATGGACTGGCTTATCGTCTCTACGCATCCGGTGTAAAGCCTTGTAGATATTCTTGCCACTGCGCACCGTTAGGCTCTTTAGATTCTTTCTCGAGATACGCTTTGACGAATTGAATTTCGGCTTGGTATTCTTCTAACGAAAAACCACCGCGCAACAATTGAAAGCGGCAATACATTAAGTATGTAATCCATTAAGTCTAAATGGCGCATGTGATAGCGACCGATGTAATTGGTCCACTTAAAGTCACGACTATCGGCTTCTTTGCTCTCACCCATCTCCCAGTAACTCGGTGCTTGAATATGATTTGCTAATGCAGGTAATGCAATACGGGCAAGTCAAAGCCACTGCCGTTCCAAGAAACCAACTGTGGCGTGTACTTTTCGATTAAATCCAAGAAGGCTTGTATCAAAACCTTTTCATCATCCTCTGGCGTACCAAGAGTGCCGACCTTGATTTGTGGCGAACCTTCTTTCGTCGTTCTGCGAATCACACAAGAAATCGCACAAATCTTTTGCAGATACAAAGGTAAAAATTCACTACCGGTTTTCTCGGCCCGTTCGGCCATTGCTTTTGCCGCAATTCGGCATCAGTCATTGATGGGGGATAGTCTTCTAGACGACGCAATCCCGCTACATCGAGAATAGTTTCAATATCAAAGACAAGAACGGTAGCCATGGCCAAATGCGTTGTGCCTTGGCAAATTACTGCAAGTACGGCGTTGGATTAGCTGGCTTACCATTTACACGAAGTTCAAAGTGCAGTTTTGGTGAATTGGTATCGGTATTACCCATCTCTGCAATCTTCTGTCCCTTGCGCACGCTGTCGCCCTCTTTGACCAAGAGCTTGCTGTTATGGGCGTACGCCGTTAAGTAGGTATTATTGTGTTTGATGATGACGAGGTTTCCATAGCCCCGCAAACTATTGCCGGCATACACCACTTTGCCGTCTGAAGCTGCCAATACAGGCTCGCCGACTTTGCCAGCGATATCGATACCTTTATTGGGTTCATTAAATTCGGCAGTAACTCTGCCTTTAGCAGGCCAAGACAAACGAATACCAGGCTTGGCAACGACTTCAGGCTTTGCAGGTTCGGTAGGTGCTGGTGTATCGGCCTTCTCTACGGTGGGTGATTTTTTCTCAACCGGTTTAGCCACTTTGGCACTGGCTGGTGGCTTGATTAATACTAAGTCACCAACTTCAATCACATTGGGATTGAAGTTTAGATTTTCTGCTTTATTCCACTGCGCTACATCGCGTGGTGCTTGACCATGATCCAACGCAATGCGCGCTAAGGTGTCACCTTTTTTCACGCGATAGTAACCAGGAGGCGCTGGCTCATAAGAGGAGGATCCGGTGCGATTTGTCACCCCAGCCTGTTTAGTGCGCGGCGTTGAACAAGCGGTCAGCAAGAGCAAAGATGCCGACAAGGTTGCAACCAGAATGTGCTTGGATATGTTCATCGTGAAATTTGGGGTGATTTTCATACTACCCCTGATTGTAAGGGGACAAAAAAGACCTCGTCCAGAACGGTTCTTTGATAGCGCTGCGAGCTCATTCGCTCAACCATCACGAGCTGCTGTTCTTTTTCGTTCCTCGCCACTGGGGCAACTAGACGACCACCAATCGCCAATTGATCAAGCAGAGCATCAGGAATGCCCAAGCCCGCAGCAGCAAGAATGATGCCGTCAAAGGGAGCCGCCTGTGGCAAGCTCAATATGCCATCGCCATAAATGAGGCACAGATTATTAATCCGAAATGGACGTAACTTTGCTCGTGCTAAATCATGCAGCGGACGAATGCGCTCAATCGAGTACACCTCATCGGCTAATAGACTCAGTACTGCCGCTTGATATCCGCAGCCCGTACCAATCTCTAATACTTTTTCCAATTTTTGCTTGGGCTTGTGTAAAAGCTCAATCATGCGCGCTACAACCGATGGCTTGGAAATGGTTTGTTCATGACCAATCGGTAAGGCGGTATCTTCATACGCTTGCAGATGTAAGTCCGCATCCATAAATGCATGACGTGGAACTGTCGCAATCGCCTCTAAGGTTTTGCCGTGCTTTACTCCGCTGGCATGCACTTTGGCTGCTAGCGCTTGTCGGTAGGCTGCGAATCGCTCAGTCGGCGCCTTCAACCGCGATCCCAACCATTTGCGCGCATCGCCGCTAAGCGTGCATGGTGACTTAAATCGAGTTGCATCGGCGTAATCGAAATGCAACCTTCATCGAAGGCATGAAGGTCTGCCCCCTCAGAGTTGTCTTTGACATGCCCTGCCGCCCCAATCCAATAAATCTTGTCGCCACGTGGGCTATCTTGCACTACCACTCACTGGTTGTGAGTGGTGACAATTGCCAGCGGTATAAATCGGCATAGGGGCGGTTGGGGATATTCACGTTGAGTAATGTCGCTATACCGTCGGCATGATTTTTGTTCAATGACGAAATCAGCATTTGCGCCACGATATCGTGCGCGGCTTTTGCAGCATCGTCCACACGATTCCAGCCACGATCAATTTGCGAGAACGCAATTCAGGCACACCAAACATGACACCTTCAATGGCAGCGGCGACGGTTCCGGAATACAGCACATCCTCACCCATGTTCTCGCCCTGATTAATGCCTGAGACCACCAAATCGGGTTTCTCATCCAAGAATCCTGTCATGGCCACGTGGACACAATCGGTTGGCGTACCATTAATAAAGAAAAGCCATCGCGCTCGCCGCCTGCAACCCGATGTATCGAGAGTGGTCGCGACAGCGTCAGGGAGTTGGATGCGCCACTGTGTTTTGCTCAGGCGCAATTACCGTTACGCGACCCAAGGGACGCACTGCATTCACGAGCGCCAGGATACCGGGTGCTAAATAGCCATCATCGTTCGAAACCAGGATATGGGGTTGACGATTACTCATAACAGATGGCTTTCAGTGCGGTTTATTGAGCTCAGATTCTACTGGCTTGAGCTTGCGTTAATTCACGGCCACGGAACCAGCCATAAATAACCGGGAGCACTAAAAGCGTCAGAATGATCGTCGTTACCATGCCACCCACGATCACCAAAGCCAATGGGCGCTGCACCTCAGAACCAATCGAGTGGGACAAGGCGGCAGGCAACAGACCTAAACCCGAGAGCGCAGCCGTCATGAGTGCCGGACGAACACGCAACGATGCGCCCTCTACCATGATGTCTTTCATCTCACCATGCTCGCTAGCTGCAGTCTTATTAATGAAGGAGATCAAAATCACACCGTCCTGAATCGCAATGCCAAAAAGCGATAAAAAAACCAAAGAATGCCGAGACACTGAGGGTTTCACCAGCGAGATGCAAGGCAATGACTCCGCCAATGGCTGCAAATGGCACATTGATCATCACAATAAAAGCGTCGCGGAAATTGCCGAAAGCGCTCACTAGTAACAAGAAGATACCCAACAGCGCTAACGGTACGATCAACATTAATTTCTTTTGTGCCTGCTTCATCTGATTGAACCGGCCATCAAACGTCTTCTCATCTTTGAGTAAGTTTGTCACCGCTGCGCCACCAATGGCATTCGCTACGACCGTCTGAATATCGTTCACATTGATGTTGTAGAGTGATGCACGCTCGCGATCAATCTGAATATTCAAGGTGGGTTGACCCAATTCTTTCAAGATGCCTTCATCCACTACGCCACGCACTTTCTTGAGTTGCTCAATGTTGCTCAATCACCTCATGCGCTTTTTGATCGAGCACCTCTAAGTCAGTACCGTAAATCTTGACCGAGTTCTCCCCCTTGACTCCAGAGAGTGCTTCATTGACGTTATCTTGGATGCACTGAGAGAAGCTATAAGCAATCCTTGGAATCTTATTGAGCTCCGTCTCAAGGTGTGCAATCAGATCTTTCTTAGAAGATTCGCTGGGCATATTCTCGGGACTCTTAAGGTATAAACCGTATTCCTGGTCAAACACCCCCGTCGAATCCGTGCGAGATCATTTGGACGTCCAATTTGGGCGGCAACCTTATCAATCTCCGGTTGCTTCATAAAAGTTTCGCGCAATTGATTGGCAATCTTGACCGAGTAACCGAGATCCACAGTATTTGGTAGCGTGACACGCAACCAAATATTATTCTCTTCTAAAGTCGGTAAGAACGCTGTTCCCAAGCGGGTCATACTGAGGAGAGTTAAGCCCAACACAAAGACTGCGACTGAGAAAATGGTTAATGGACGATCCATCCAGCGTTTGAGGAGTGGCTTGTAGCTATCCAAAATCTTCGTAATAAAGGATGGGGTTTGTGATGCAGGTTCTCACCAAAAACCAATGAGATCATGTCCGGCAAGAACGTCAGACTGAGTACCATTGCGGCAATCAAAGCAAAGCCCATTGTAAATGCCGTCGGTTTAAAGATGATGCCTTCAACGCCACCCAAAAAGAACAAGGGCGAGTAAGCCACGATGATGATGCCAGTGGAGTACACCACAAATGCATCTGAATGAACGAAACGCACAATGCTAATGGAATGACAGCGGCCACTACCGCAGCAGCCCGAATATTGCCCAAGAAGAAAAACAACACAGCCAACACCAACGAGATTCCAAAGAACAAGGTGTGTTTAACGGTACCAATCATCCAAGAGCACTTGGCGGTCATAAAACGGTTTTACCGCAACACCCGGCGGCAGAATATGTTTGTTAATGTTATCCACCGTATTGCGAACGCGTGCCAACACTTCGGCAGCATTCTCACCACGACGCAAGTACACAATGCCTTCTACAGCATCGGGATTGTCATTGAATTGGAACATCCCCAAACGTGGCGCGTTTCCAATTTGCACCGTGGCGACATCGCCAATCCGAATAGGCACACCCTTGTTATTGGTAATAACTACTTGCTTAATGTCGTCAATGTTCTTTAGTAAACCAACGCCGCGCACCACAAACTGCTTTCTCCGCTTGGTAACAAGCCGCTACCAGTATTGCTGTTGGCATTGGTTAACGCCAGAATTAATTCATTAATGGTGACGCCCTTCGCCTGCAAGCTTTCTGGGCTCACAATCACTTGATATTGGCGCACCTTACCGCCAAATGATGAGACATCCGCCCCCCCTGGGGTTTGCTTAAGCTCTTTGTATATTTCGTAGTTTTGTAAAGTCTTGAGTAAGGTTGAGGTGGCGCACTCTGAGCGCACCTCATAACGTATGATCTCACCAGTAGCATCCGAGTCCGGACTGATGCTGGATGTGACGCCCGGAGGGAAGCTCACATTTTGAAGGTTTGCGATAAAAATTTGGCGTGCCTTGAAGGGATCCGCTGATTCGTTGAACTTGAGCGTGACAACAGACAGACCAAATAGTGACACCGAGCGAAATGCTTGAAGGCCAGGAATACCAGCCAATGCGTTTTCAACAGGGATGGTGACTTGCTGCTCGACCTCGGTTGTACTTCTACCGGGCCATTGTGAAATTGCTTGAATCGTCAGTGGCGCTACACCAGGATAGGGCTGAATGGGTAACTTGCTCAAACTGAACATGCCCAGACCCAAGAGCACGATCGACGCAAAAATGACAAGCACGCGCTTCTCAACGACCCCTCGAATAAAGGAGGTGAAAGCGCTCACTTAGTCATCCTGCTTCGCAAAGCGGTCGTTTAACAATACTGCGCCCTCTGCCAAGACCTGCCACCTGCTCGACCCCTTCAGTGATGGCAAAAGCCTTACTGTTGAGGTCATACCCTTTAACAGGCACACGGCGGAATGTATCGGGACCTATCTTAATAATCGCAAGGCGGTTCTCACGCACACGCACAATGGCTGATTGCGGAACAACCACAGCATCTGCTTGACCCGTAGTCAACAAACCCGAGGCATACATGTCGGGGCGCAACAAATCATCGGTGTTATCAACATCCGCACGAATTAACAAAGCGCTGGTTTGTGGATCAATTGTTGGTGCAATGTAATTAGCGTAGGCAACGAACTCTTTCTCTGGATACGCCTCTAAGCGCCAGGTCATTTTCTGCCTTTGTTTAATCATCCGAAAGTCTTGTTCAACAACATTGCCTAAGAACCAAAGATGTTTGGGATCGGCCAATGTGGCAATCACGTCACCCGAACTCACAGCAGAACCTGGTTCGACATTCCGTTTCACCACCACGCCTTTTAAGGGCGAGCGCATGATTAAGTTACTGGTTGTCTTACCGGAGGTTTCAATGCTCTTAATATCGCCCTCGCCTGCGCCAAGATTGCGCATACGATTAGCAGCCGCCTGTTGCGTGATACGCGCATCGCCCAACAAATCACTCATGGTCTTACTGGTCTCGAGTACTTTAGCGGTTTTCGATGAAAGCAAATACTCTTGCTGTGCGGAGAGAAACTCAGGGCTGTAGAGCTCTACAATAGGTGAACCAATTTCCACTAATGCGCCATCAAACGCGTAAATGCGCTCCACTCTGCCAGGTGCACGTGCGGACAGCACTTTGGATTTTTCTGCGTTGAAAGCCAAACGCCCAGGGACCTTAATGTTTACTGGAACTTGTACTTTTTCGGCAGCTTGAAAAACATAAATTTCCGGATTGAGATTAATACCAGGTAACTTCAATTCCAAGACGCCCGTTTTCTCAACCTTAAGCGCTTTATCCGATGCCTCAATTTTCACAGCGCGGTTAACGTTGGTTAAGCGCCCCACCACAATACCGACCGACAAAATCGCAAAGGCAAACGCGGCCAGACGCACTCGGTGGCGATTTTGCGGTGTCAAATTCCAATACAAGCCAGCTAAACCTGCGGCAGTCGCTTTTGCATGATGTGCACCGTGCTCAGCGCCCTTATGCAAAATCGGCTTTGCCTTTTCAAACCAGCGTTTTAGAAACGACCAAATTTTGTCTATCAACGCTACTCCTTAAAAAGGCTCTTTGCCTGCTGAAACCATTAATACTGCTTGCGGCTGCAACAAATTACTTTCTGCTTGTGCTAGCGATATCTCTAAGTTACGCAATTGGGTTTGCGCAGTCAATAAATCATTAAATCCCTGACCATTATTCGAGTACTGGTCAGACCAACCTTATACGCTGCATCCGCTTGCGGAACTTGGCGCTCTCGCAGAAACGTTGCTGCTGTTTTAGCTTGCTGATACGTCGCATATGCTGAATTCACGGCAAGCACTACTTGCTGTCGATTGGAAATTTCGTTTGCTTCCGTGCGTTGTTTTATCAGTTTGAGTTGGATCTCATTGTTCCGTTGTTTTACCAAGGAAAAGTATGGAGTAGAGCAGGCGCAACGCAATCAAGCATCTGCGGAAGTTAGAAGCGAAGGGGCCACGCAGCGTGTAGGAAGAACCAATCACCTGAAAATCCGGCAAGTATGCTTTCTTGGCTAAGGTCACGCCTTTGCGCGCAGCATCCAACTGCAAGGCAGAACTTTTTAAACTGGGATGACTGGATTCGGCATAGTCCTCGAGCTCCACCAACGTTGGCACTGCACTCATGGAGCGCGGATATCCCCTTTCAGAATCAGTTTTTCGCGCGAGTGACGACCAATCAGGGTATTAATATTTTTAATGCCCACTTCAGGCTGACGCTCTAAGTTAAATTGATCGGCTTCTGCTGCGCTTTGCGCTACTTGCGCATTGAGGTATTCCACATAGGCAGCAGCGTTGTTGGCGTAGCGGGCTTTGGCTACGTTCTTGATCATCTCTAAACGCACTACGGACTCTTTGAGTACCTGCGACTGTTTTTGCGTTGCCAGCGTATTGTAGTAGAGAGTCGAGAGCTGAGCGCCTAACTGTAAGTAGGTAGACTTCGAGTTTGCTAATAATGCTTCTGCGTTGGTATCGGCAATATCGGCCGCTAAGCTTTTCTTGCCTGGGAACTGAAACGGCTGAGCAAAATTGACGCAGATCCATTTCAACTGGACCCGATGGCGCACTCTTAACAAAATTTTTGGGCGTATTCGCTTTAGTAACGGGCGCAAATAATTCGGCTGCTTTGCTGGGCTTATCTTGCGCACTCAGTTGAGCACCAATCGATGGCGGCGCAGCTAACAATGCATCACTGGTTTGCACGGTCACACTGGCGGGAGGCGTGTTGTTCGCAGCAGACTAGGCGAGCACATTAAAAGCAAGGGAAGCGAAGACCAAATGGCTAACCCCTTTCAAGATGTCTGATGCGCTAATTGTGCGTGTGCCGAGAATGAACAAAGGCGGCTGCCTCTAAATCAATAATGCTGTTTTTATAGCCCCTGAAACAGGTTTTGGTCTAACCAACGCCAATTACAGGGGATTTTAAGGATTGTATGGTAGAAAACGCAAATGTCGAATTATTGACGCCTCCTATCTTATTGATTCTAAAGATAATAATTAGAGCAATAGGCTGCCAAGCCCTTAAAACTCGGCATGAACCCGAAATGAGGCGATGTTTACCGGCCCACGAGCAGAGTTATAGGCAGGATTATTGATGTGCTGAAAGTTCACACCCAACAAGACATTTTTGACTAGCAAGGCGTTGTAGCAAATCTCGCCCACCCGCTCTGGTCGGTAGTTAATGGTTTGACCGGGCCCAGCGTGAGGGCTAGGTGTATCACCAATGAAATAGGAAATGCCACCTGCTTGGAGGTAGTTGCGTCGAAAGCTCGACAGTCCGTTTTGCATCATTGAAATACCAATCGTGTCAAACGGTCTAGTCCAACCGGCACCATTCAAACTCATGCCCACTGAAATGGAATTATCTGCTTCCGCAAACGACATTGTCTCGGTATGACCATCCGAGGTGAAGGCACGACCATAGATGCCCAAGGTTTTTGTCAGGGCTTGTTCGCCATTAATGCCAATACCAGTTTTGTATTGGTAGTTGTTGCGCACATTGTTAATCGCTTGCGTACCTTGCGCGTTATTCGCAATCAGATAATTCGTAGCATCTTGGAAACGCACCAAGATCATCTTATTACGATAGGCCAGAACACTCACCTTGCCTGGAAGGTCGCCAATAGTATGTTGACGCTCTACTTCAAATTGATCGCCATAGGCATTAAAAATTTGCCAGTTCAAATTGAGACCATTAGGAGTCTTCGGGGTGATCATGCGCGAGGCACGTAACACCCAATTATCAAGATACCACTCGCCCGCCAAGCCCCA contains:
- a CDS encoding peptidoglycan DD-metalloendopeptidase family protein, producing the protein MKITPNFTMNISKHILVATLSASLLLLTACSTPRTKQAGVTNRTGSSSYEPAPPGYYRVKKGDTLARIALDHGQAPRDVAQWNKAENLNFNPNVIEVGDLVLIKPPASAKVAKPVEKKSPTVEKADTPAPTEPAKPEVVAKPGIRLSWPAKGRVTAEFNEPNKGIDIAGKVGEPVLAASDGKVVYAGNSLRGYGNLVIIKHNNTYLTAYAHNSKLLVKEGDSVRKGQKIAEMGNTDTNSPKLHFELRVNGKPANPTPYLQ
- a CDS encoding TolC family protein, whose protein sequence is MKWICVNFAQPFQFPGKKSLAADIADTNAEALLANSKSTYLQLGAQLSTLYYNTLATQKQSQVLKESVVRLEMIKNVAKARYANNAAAYVEYLNAQVAQSAAEADQFNLERQPEVGIKNINTLIGRHSREKLILKGDIRAP
- a CDS encoding efflux RND transporter permease subunit; this encodes MTAKCSWMIGTVKHTLFFGISLVLAVLFFFLGNIRAAAVVAAVIPLALCVSFIQMHLWCTPLASSSWLTRPCSFWVALKASSLNRRHLQWALL
- a CDS encoding efflux RND transporter permease subunit, whose amino-acid sequence is MISFINKTAASEHGEMKDIMVEGASLRVRPALMTAALSGLGLLPAALSHSIGSEVQRPLALVIVGGMVTTIILTLLVLPVIYGWFRGRELTQAQASRI
- a CDS encoding efflux RND transporter periplasmic adaptor subunit, which translates into the protein MIDKIWSFLKRWFEKAKPILHKGAEHGAHHAKATAAGLAGLYWNLTPQNRHRVRLAAFAFAILSVGIVVGRLTNVNRAVKIEASDKALKVEKTGVLELKLPGINLNPEIYVFQAAEKVQVPVNIKVPGRLAFNAEKSKVLSARAPGRVERIYAFDGALVEIGSPIVELYSPEFLSAQQEYLLSSKTAKVLETSKTMSDLLGDARITQQAAANRMRNLGAGEGDIKSIETSGKTTSNLIMRSPLKGVVVKRNVEPGSAVSSGDVIATLADPKHLWFLGNVVEQDFRMIKQRQKMTWRLEAYPEKEFVAYANYIAPTIDPQTSALLIRADVDNTDDLLRPDMYASGLLTTGQADAVVVPQSAIVRVRENRLAIIKIGPDTFRRVPVKGYDLNSKAFAITEGVEQVAGLGRGRSIVKRPLCEAG
- a CDS encoding Bax inhibitor-1 family protein; translated protein: MSDLNSYGYGQTGSISTIQVRNRVLRNTYALLALSMVPTVIGAWLGVAMGLNLFSDSPFMGFIVFMAVAFGFFWAINKNKDTGVGVLLLLGFTFFMGIMLSRLVGFTLNSYSNGAALIMLSFGGTAAIFATMATIATVSKSDFAGMGKWLMVGVLLLIVASLANIWLQLPALMLTVMVLAIAIFSAFILVDVQRVINGGETNYIMATLAIYLDVYNVFTNLLALMGVFGGNRD
- a CDS encoding efflux RND transporter permease subunit, whose amino-acid sequence is MSNIEQLKKVRGVVDEGILKELGQPTLNIQIDRERASLYNINVNDIQTVVANAIGGAAVTNLLKDEKTFDGRFNQMKQAQKKLMLIVPLALLGIFLLLVSAFGNFRDAFIVMINVPFAAIGGVIALHLAGETLSVSAFFGFFIAFWHCDSGRCDFDLLH
- a CDS encoding carbohydrate porin; the encoded protein is MFFGARLAPNTDIYFNPEVVSCVPFSGLVGLGGFTNGEATKTNGAQAKFYSARAFLRQTFNQEGDKVVLENDANQITQTVNSNRVVLTAGQFSTLDIFDDSKYAKDPCIQFMSWGNMTYLAYDYAADARGYSWGLAGEWYLDNWVLRASRMITPKTPNGLNLNWQIFNAYGDQFEVERQHTIGDLPGKVSVLAYRNKMILVRFQDATNYLIANNAQGTQAINNVRNNYQYKTGIGINGEQALTKTLGIYGRAFTSDGHTETMSFAEADNSISVGMSLNGAGWTRPFDTIGISMMQNGLSSFRRNYLQAGGISYFIGDTPSPHAGPGQTINYRPERVGEICYNALLVKNVLLGVNFQHINNPAYNSARGPVNIASFRVHAEF
- a CDS encoding TolC family protein encodes the protein MSAVPTLVELEDYAESSHPSLKSSALQLDAARKGVTLAKKAYLPDFQVIGSSYTLRGPFASNFRRCLIALRLLYSILFLGKTTEQ